The Dendropsophus ebraccatus isolate aDenEbr1 chromosome 10, aDenEbr1.pat, whole genome shotgun sequence genome has a segment encoding these proteins:
- the ZBTB12 gene encoding zinc finger and BTB domain-containing protein 12, with the protein MTSAYDVLRFQLPGHEAATLRSMNQLRTEERFCDVTVLADGLKFRGHRVVLAACSPFLRDQFLLNPGSELQVSLMHGPRVVADLLLSCYTGLLEFSVRDIVNYLTAASYLQMEHVVEKCRQALTQFIDPQIGLRDPKSMPSRGATSTTTSSLRPIRPAENSKPVKADESEEEMLMMAEEEEDDEEEEEESPADICIVKVEAEMGGGGKGGRSWRKGREEHSVAQPEEALVNSTVEGEAVDGAIQQGVMKAIYSDEVEGGEGVLIIPSSYHEEEEEVLDGALGGCQSSVVIDGGSRGSLGGLGSSSSLGTMVMGDARFGNRRSLRCTKCEETFQGVEKLVFHMRAQHFVFMCPRCGKQFNHSSNLNRHMNVHRGVKSHSCNICGKCFTQKSTLHDHLNLHSGERPYRCSYCDVRFAHKPAIRRHLKEQHGKTTAQNVLEAGVVEMNISAHNPLESGVPDLNIMMG; encoded by the coding sequence ATGACGTCCGCCTACGATGTCCTTCGCTTTCAGCTCCCTGGCCATGAAGCAGCCACCCTACGGAGCATGAACCAGCTGAGGACGGAGGAACGCTTCTGTGACGTGACTGTTCTGGCCGATGGACTCAAGTTCAGAGGTCACCGCGTGGTGCTCGCCGCCTGCTCCCCTTTCCTTAGAGACCAGTTCCTCCTAAACCCTGGTTCTGAACTCCAGGTTTCCCTCATGCACGGACCAAGGGTGGTCGCAGACCTTCTACTGTCTTGTTACACTGGACTTCTGGAATTCTCAGTCAGGGATATAGTCAACTACCTAACAGCGGCCAGCTACTTACAAATGGAACATGTTGTTGAGAAGTGCCGCCAAGCGCTGACGCAATTTATTGATCCACAAATAGGCCTGAGGGACCCAAAAAGTATGCCATCCCGTGGGGCCACGTCCACAACCACAAGTTCGCTGCGCCCCATTCGTCCGGCTGAGAACTCCAAGCCTGTGAAAGCGGATGAGAGCGAGGAGGAGATGCTGATGATggcggaagaggaggaagacgatgaggaggaggaagaggaatcgCCTGCTGATATTTGTATCGTAAAGGTGGAAGCTGAAATGGGTGGTGGAGGCAAGGGTGGTCGATCTTGGAGGAAAGGAAGAGAGGAGCATTCGGTGGCTCAACCAGAGGAGGCACTTGTCAACTCGACAGTGGAGGGAGAGGCGGTGGATGGGGCCATCCAACAAGGAGTCATGAAGGCCATCTACAGCGATGAGGTGGAGGGTGGGGAAGGGGTGCTGATCATACCCAGCAGCTAccacgaagaggaggaagaggtgctAGATGGTGCGCTTGGTGGCTGTCAAAGTAGTGTTGTGATTGATGGAGGTTCTAGAGGTTCTCTCGGTGGACTGGGAAGTTCATCGTCCCTTGGCACCATGGTCATGGGCGACGCCAGGTTCGGCAACAGACGATCATTAAGGTGCACAAAATGTGAAGAAACTTTCCAAGGAGTGGAGAAACTTGTCTTTCACATGCGGGCGCAGCATTTTGTCTTCATGTGCCCCCGCTGCGGGAAGCAGTTCAACCACAGCAGTAACCTTAACCGACACATGAACGTACATCGGGGCGTCAAGTCCCACTCCTGCAATATATGCGGTAAGTGCTTTACCCAGAAATCCACCCTACACGACCATCTCAACCTGCACAGCGGCGAGAGGCCGTACCGCTGCTCTTACTGTGACGTGAGATTCGCCCACAAGCCGGCCATAAGACGTCACCTCAAGGAGCAGCACGGGAAGACCACTGCCCAGAACGTCTTGGAGGCCGGCGTGGTGGAGATGAATATTTCTGCACACAACCCCCTGGAATCTGGGGTCCCGGATCTGAATATAATGATGGGTTAG